The Salegentibacter sp. Hel_I_6 region CTTTGTAATTCTTAAGAAATATAATGCAACTCAACCAATATATAGATCATACTATTTTAAAGCCTACGGCTTTGCCAACCGATATTCAAAGAATATGTGAGGAAGCTATCACACATAAATTCTTCGCAGTTTGTATTCCACCCTGTTATATAGAACTTGCGAGGTCAATTTTAAAAAAACCCAATGTAAAAATTGCAACAGTTATTGGTTTTCCTTTAGGTGCTGCAGCTACTGAAGTTAAAGTTTTTGAAGCAAAAAATGCTGTTCAAAATGGAGCCGATGAAATTGATATGGTTATTAATATCGGGATGCTAAAAGCTGGAGAAACCGATTATATTGAAAGCGAAATCGCTGAAATTAAAAATGCAATTGGTACTAAAATCCTTAAAGTGATTATTGAAACCTGCTATTTAAATGCAGGCGAAAAAGAAGCTGCTTGCCGCGCCGCATTAATATCTAAAGCCGATTTTGTAAAGACCTCTACCGGTTTCGGAACGGGTGGTGCCACTTTTGATGATATAAAACTGATGAAAAAGATAACAGGAGATGCAATGAAAATTAAAGCTTCAGGTGGAATTAAGGATAGAGCAACTGCAGTAAAATATATAGAATTAGGCGTTTCCAGGTTGGGAACTTCCTCTGGCATAAATTTGATGAAATTAGAATAAAACGAATATGAGCGTACATATACAGGCTAAAAAAGGTGAAATTGCAGAAAATGTTTTACTTCCGGGAGATCCCTTACGAGCAAAATGGATTGCTGAAAACTTTCTGGAAAATGCTGTTTGCTATAACGAAGTTCGCGGAATGCTGGGCTATACAGGTACCTACAAAGGTGAGAAGATTTCCCTACAGGCTACCGGAATGGGTATTCCTTCTGCATTAATTTATTGTACCGAATTGATTACAGAATATGACGCTAAAAAACTCATTCGTGTTGGTTCTGCAGGTTCTTATCAAGAAAACCTTAAAGTAAATGAAGTTGTTTTGGCTATGGCGGCATCTTCCAATTCCGGGTTTAATAAAGCTAAATTTCAACACGCCGACTTCGCTCCTACTGTAGATTTCGGGTTATTTATGAATGCTGTAAGATTTGCCGAAAATAACAGCATAAAATTTAGAGCCGGAAATGTGCTTTCTTCAGATATATTCTACGAGGAAAACGATCAAAATTATAAAAAGTGGGCAGATCATGGGGTGCTTTGCGTAGAAATGGAAAGCTCGGGGCTTTATACCGTGGCCGCAAAATATAAGGTACAGGCCCTTTCAATTTTAACAATTTCAGACTCTTTAGTTACCGGAGAGCACTTACCCGCAAAAGACAGGGAGCAAAGTTTTAACCGCATGGTAGAAATAGCATTGGGAAGTTTTTAAAATCTTTGCCTATTTTTCCTTAAATTCAAAACTTAAATCCAATGCTGAATGAAGTGTTTTCTCACCTTATCTTTCCTATTTTTAAGTTTCTGCGGAAATACGCAAACTTCAACTGAAAAACTTCAGCAAAAAATTGATTCCGTATTTGAGAATACTCAAGGTGATTTTGCAATCGCCTTTAAAAATTTATCCGAAGAAAAAGACAGTATTTTTATAAATGCCCACGAAGATTTCCACGCGGCAAGCACTATGAAAACCCCGGTAATGATCGAGGTTTTTAAACAAGCTGCTGAAGGAAAATTTTCACTTCAGGATTCCCTGGTAATAAAGAATGAATTCAAAAGCATTTTAGACGGAAGTTCTTATGCAATGGAACTAGGTCGTGACAGCGGCGAACATCTTTATGAGCGAATTGGTCAAAAAAGAAGCATTCAAGACCTTGTAACAGATATGATTATTTACAGCAGCAACCTGGCCACCAATATCGTTATAGAGCTGGTTGACGCTAAAAATGTAAATAAAACAATGCGAGAATTGGGTGCAAAAAATATTAATGTACTTCGAGGTGTGGAGGATATGAAAGCTTATGAAGCCGGTTTGAGCAACTCGACTACCGCTTATGATCTAATGCTGATTTTTGAAGCCCTTTCCAATGGAAAAGCAGTTAATCCCGAAGCTGATAAGCAAATGCTCGAAATCTTACAACAACAAAAACACATAGATCTTATCCCGGCTTTACTTCCCGAAAATTTAAAAATTGCAAATAAAACCGGTTGGATCACAGGAGTACATCACGATTCTGCCTTAATTGAATTACCTGACGGAACAAAATATGTTCTCGTACTGCTTTCTAAAAATATGGAAAATATGGATGCCGGTACTAAAATGCTTGCTGAAGTATCAAAAATGGTATATGACCACATTATTGAAAATTAAATTTTAATACAATTGAATATGAAGATTTCCAAAACGCTTTTTATAGTATCACTTTCTATGATCTCAACTTCATTTATCGGTTTCGCACAGGATAAAGAAACTGAACTTCCGCCGGAAGCAACCGAATTCTATGAACCGGTTCCTCCAAAAGTTAAAGCCGGCGAAGCTACAAATACTGCACCTTCTGATGCTAAAATATTATTTGATGGTTCAAACCTTTCTGCCTGGGTAAATGAGAAAGATGGTTCTAATCCTACCTGGAATATTGAAGAAAATATACTAACGGTAAATCCTGGAACCGGTGGTATAAAAACCAAAGAAAATTTTGGTGATATGCAATTGCATTTAGAATGGCGCTCGCCTTCAGAAATTCAGGGAGACGGCCAGGGACGCGGAAATAGCGGCGTAATTATTATGGAAAAATATGAAGTCCAGATTCTGGATTCTTATGAAAATGAAACCTATACCAATGGCCAGGCCGCCAGTATTTATAAACAATCTCCTCCCCTTGCAAATGTTACAAAAGCTCCCGGCGAATGGAATACTTACGATATTATTTTTACCGCCCCAAGATTTAATCAAAATGGAATGTTGCTAAGTCCAGCGAAAATAACCGTACTGCACAACGGCGTGTTAGTTCAAAACAATTATACCCTAAGAGGCCCAACCGAGTATATTGGTATTCCAAATTACACGAAACATGAAGAGAAGCTTCCTATTCATCTCCAGGATCACGGAAACCCGGTGAGCTTCAGAAATATTTGGGTAAGGGAATTGAATTAGAATAGATATAGTAAGAAAAAAATAAGACTTAAACTTTATGAGTAACTACAAAGCTTCAGAAGATCGCTACGAAAATATGAAATACCGTCGCTGCGGAAAAAGCGGGATTAAACTTCCCCTACTTTCTCTTGGTCTATGGCATAATTTCGGCGATCATGATGATTTTGACAATGCGAGAAATATTTTAAGAACTGCTTTTGATAATGGGATCACTCATTTTGATCTTGCCAATAACTACGGCCCACCGTATGGTTCTGCAGAAAAGAATTTCGGAAAAATTTTTGCTGAAGATTTTATACAATACCGTGACGAGTTATTAATCTCTACAAAAGCCGGCTGGGATATGTGGCCGGGGCCTTATGGTAATTTTGGTTCAAGAAAATATCTTATTGCTAGCTTAGACCAGTCGCTGCAAAGAATGGGGCTGGATTATGTAGATATTTTTTACCACCACCGTCCAGATCCTGATACACCTTTAGAAGAAACTATGGGCGCTTTAGACCAAATTGTAAGGCAGGGAAAGGCACTTTATGTGGGGATTTCTCAATATTCAGCTAAAGATACCTCGAAAGCAGCAGCTATTCTAAAGGAACAAAAAACGCCTTTTTTAATCCATCAACCCAGATATAATATGATGGATCGCTGGGTTGAGGATGGATTACTAAACACTTTGGAACACGAGGGACTTGGAAGTATTGTATTCTCCCCACTGGAACAGGGAATTCTAACCGATAAATATTTAAATGGGATCCCAAAAGACAGCCGTGCTGCTACGCAGGGAAGTTATTTAGATGAATCGCAGATCACTCCAGAAGTGGTGAAAAAAGTGCAGCAATTAAATGAAATTGCACAATCCAGAAACCAAAGTTTAGCGCAAATGGCAGTAGCCTGGTTGTTAAAAGATGAACGAGTAACTTCAGTTTTAGTTGGGGTTAGTAAAGTATCTCAATTAGAGGATAATATTAAAACTTTAAAAAACCTGGAATTCAGTAAACCTGAATTAGAGAAAATAGAAGCGATTTTAAAAAATCAATAGCAGGTTTTCTTAGTTATAAGGAGGCTGTTTGAAAGCGTCTAACTTTCGTCAAGCTGAACTTGTTTCAGCTTCTAATAGAAATTGATTTACATCAAGTTAGATCCTGAAATAAATTCAGAATGACGATTTGAAATTTTTTCAAACAGCCTCTTTTTTATTTTATATAAACTTCCAGTAATTCAAAGTTTTCCCCTGAGAGCTTGACTTCTTTGTTTTCTGAAGGGATAAGTAAAGTTTCACCCTGAGCGATATTTTCAGAATTACCGTTTATAGCAACCTTCCCATTGCCGCTAACGCACATATAGATAACAAAAGAATCTAAGGCGCTATAATCTTTCTTAACTTCCCCTGCTACCGGAAGATAATTTGTTGTGAAATACTGGCAACTTGCTACTTTTGAAGATTTATTGGTCTCCTTATTGTAAATCAGTTTAAAATCGTCTTTCTTCTCAAAATCAATGGCATCAATCGCCAAAGCCGTATGCAGTTCGCGGGAATTTCCTTCATCATCGGTTCTATCCCAGTCGTAAATTCGATAAGTAACATCTGAGGTTTGCTGGATTTCAGCTAAAAGTACCCCTGCTCCTATCGCGTGTACTTTACCGGTATTTATAAAGAAACTATCGCCTTTTTTAACTTCTTCAAAATTGAGTGATTCAACAATTTTTCCTTCCTCCAACCGACTAATATAATCGTCTTTTGAAATACTTTCTTTAAAACCAATATTGATCTTCGCCCCTTTATCGGCCTGCATAATATACCACATTTCAGTTTTTCCGAAGGAATTATGGCGCTGTTTCGCAAGATCGTCGTTAGGATGCAACTGTACAGAAAGATTAGTATTGGCATCTATGAATTTAATGAGCAAAGGAAAATCGG contains the following coding sequences:
- the mgrA gene encoding L-glyceraldehyde 3-phosphate reductase; its protein translation is MSNYKASEDRYENMKYRRCGKSGIKLPLLSLGLWHNFGDHDDFDNARNILRTAFDNGITHFDLANNYGPPYGSAEKNFGKIFAEDFIQYRDELLISTKAGWDMWPGPYGNFGSRKYLIASLDQSLQRMGLDYVDIFYHHRPDPDTPLEETMGALDQIVRQGKALYVGISQYSAKDTSKAAAILKEQKTPFLIHQPRYNMMDRWVEDGLLNTLEHEGLGSIVFSPLEQGILTDKYLNGIPKDSRAATQGSYLDESQITPEVVKKVQQLNEIAQSRNQSLAQMAVAWLLKDERVTSVLVGVSKVSQLEDNIKTLKNLEFSKPELEKIEAILKNQ
- a CDS encoding DUF1080 domain-containing protein produces the protein MKISKTLFIVSLSMISTSFIGFAQDKETELPPEATEFYEPVPPKVKAGEATNTAPSDAKILFDGSNLSAWVNEKDGSNPTWNIEENILTVNPGTGGIKTKENFGDMQLHLEWRSPSEIQGDGQGRGNSGVIIMEKYEVQILDSYENETYTNGQAASIYKQSPPLANVTKAPGEWNTYDIIFTAPRFNQNGMLLSPAKITVLHNGVLVQNNYTLRGPTEYIGIPNYTKHEEKLPIHLQDHGNPVSFRNIWVRELN
- the deoC gene encoding deoxyribose-phosphate aldolase yields the protein MQLNQYIDHTILKPTALPTDIQRICEEAITHKFFAVCIPPCYIELARSILKKPNVKIATVIGFPLGAAATEVKVFEAKNAVQNGADEIDMVINIGMLKAGETDYIESEIAEIKNAIGTKILKVIIETCYLNAGEKEAACRAALISKADFVKTSTGFGTGGATFDDIKLMKKITGDAMKIKASGGIKDRATAVKYIELGVSRLGTSSGINLMKLE
- the deoD gene encoding purine-nucleoside phosphorylase gives rise to the protein MSVHIQAKKGEIAENVLLPGDPLRAKWIAENFLENAVCYNEVRGMLGYTGTYKGEKISLQATGMGIPSALIYCTELITEYDAKKLIRVGSAGSYQENLKVNEVVLAMAASSNSGFNKAKFQHADFAPTVDFGLFMNAVRFAENNSIKFRAGNVLSSDIFYEENDQNYKKWADHGVLCVEMESSGLYTVAAKYKVQALSILTISDSLVTGEHLPAKDREQSFNRMVEIALGSF
- a CDS encoding serine hydrolase codes for the protein MKCFLTLSFLFLSFCGNTQTSTEKLQQKIDSVFENTQGDFAIAFKNLSEEKDSIFINAHEDFHAASTMKTPVMIEVFKQAAEGKFSLQDSLVIKNEFKSILDGSSYAMELGRDSGEHLYERIGQKRSIQDLVTDMIIYSSNLATNIVIELVDAKNVNKTMRELGAKNINVLRGVEDMKAYEAGLSNSTTAYDLMLIFEALSNGKAVNPEADKQMLEILQQQKHIDLIPALLPENLKIANKTGWITGVHHDSALIELPDGTKYVLVLLSKNMENMDAGTKMLAEVSKMVYDHIIEN
- a CDS encoding type I phosphomannose isomerase catalytic subunit — translated: MLDYPIKFTPILKEKIWGGNKLKSLLNKETNRDDLGESWEISGVEGDISVVANGELKGFTLKDLLEEYKDRILGKKIYKEFDADFPLLIKFIDANTNLSVQLHPNDDLAKQRHNSFGKTEMWYIMQADKGAKINIGFKESISKDDYISRLEEGKIVESLNFEEVKKGDSFFINTGKVHAIGAGVLLAEIQQTSDVTYRIYDWDRTDDEGNSRELHTALAIDAIDFEKKDDFKLIYNKETNKSSKVASCQYFTTNYLPVAGEVKKDYSALDSFVIYMCVSGNGKVAINGNSENIAQGETLLIPSENKEVKLSGENFELLEVYIK